In Lentimicrobiaceae bacterium, the following proteins share a genomic window:
- a CDS encoding polysaccharide deacetylase family protein, whose translation MKILTFDIEEWYIEKAYYGGRKDKYQEYDRYLNSILDILEEQKIKATFFCIGKIAPNFPEVIRKIADKGHEIGCHSDEHIWLNKMKPSAVREDTIEAVKSLQDVSGQPVISYRAPAFSIGEQNKWVFEVLYECGIRRDASVFPMTRDFGGFSSFPSRTPTIVEYNGIQIKEFPICSTKLFGKEVAYSGGGYFRFFPLWLLKNKMKNNKYVMTYFHIGDLIHNKGGIMSKTDYETYFKEKGSFFNRLKRYAKSNIGTSNAFEKMTHLIKQFNFINLEKADSLIDWGSSECVIL comes from the coding sequence ATGAAAATACTAACATTTGATATTGAGGAATGGTATATAGAAAAGGCTTACTACGGTGGAAGAAAAGATAAATATCAAGAATATGATAGATATTTGAATTCTATTCTAGATATATTAGAAGAACAGAAAATTAAAGCTACATTTTTTTGTATAGGAAAAATTGCTCCCAATTTTCCAGAAGTTATTCGAAAAATTGCCGATAAAGGTCATGAAATAGGTTGTCACTCTGACGAACATATATGGCTCAACAAAATGAAACCCTCTGCCGTGCGAGAGGATACTATTGAGGCTGTTAAGTCTCTTCAAGATGTTTCAGGTCAGCCAGTTATCAGTTACAGAGCTCCAGCTTTCTCTATTGGAGAACAAAACAAATGGGTTTTCGAAGTTTTGTATGAATGTGGTATCAGAAGAGATGCATCAGTTTTTCCCATGACACGAGATTTTGGAGGATTCTCATCATTTCCATCACGTACACCAACAATTGTAGAATATAATGGCATCCAAATAAAAGAATTTCCTATTTGTTCTACTAAATTGTTTGGTAAAGAAGTTGCATATTCGGGAGGAGGTTATTTTCGATTTTTCCCTCTTTGGCTTCTTAAGAATAAAATGAAAAACAATAAATATGTAATGACCTATTTTCATATCGGCGATCTTATACACAATAAAGGTGGCATAATGTCAAAAACTGACTATGAAACCTATTTTAAAGAAAAAGGCTCGTTTTTTAACCGTTTAAAAAGGTATGCAAAATCGAATATTGGCACATCAAATGCATTTGAAAAAATGACCCATCTAATAAAACAGTTTAATTTTATTAATTTAGAAAAAGCTGATTCTCTGATCGACTGGGGAAGTAGTGAGTGTGTGATATTATAG
- a CDS encoding acyltransferase, with amino-acid sequence MTKLSLTYRFLRAIGLNYSEKEYGNISLWVLIKRVFKTYRDGFLLKFLMNSWLLAPISPRKLRPWILRKIGAKVGNNVFIGSNVWIDSGHANMLILEDHVHIAGESTLLCHQRNLKEYYKGDDYAILGYNIAKIHLKKGCLIGQRTMVMPGVTVGEGAIVGAYSLVTKDIPAWTIAMGRPAKVVKEIPERPNIDIK; translated from the coding sequence ATGACAAAATTAAGTTTAACATATCGATTTTTAAGGGCTATAGGGCTAAATTATTCTGAAAAAGAGTATGGAAATATAAGTTTATGGGTATTAATTAAAAGAGTATTTAAAACTTATAGAGATGGATTTTTACTAAAATTCTTAATGAACTCGTGGTTATTAGCTCCAATTAGTCCCCGAAAATTAAGACCATGGATTTTAAGAAAAATTGGCGCCAAAGTGGGAAATAATGTATTTATTGGTTCAAATGTTTGGATAGATTCTGGACATGCTAATATGTTAATTCTAGAAGATCATGTACATATTGCAGGAGAATCTACTTTGCTATGTCATCAAAGGAATTTAAAAGAATATTATAAAGGAGATGATTATGCAATATTAGGATATAACATTGCAAAAATTCATCTAAAAAAAGGTTGTCTTATTGGACAAAGAACAATGGTAATGCCTGGGGTTACTGTTGGCGAAGGAGCGATTGTAGGAGCTTATTCGCTTGTTACGAAAGATATACCAGCATGGACAATTGCTATGGGGAGACCAGCTAAGGTTGTGAAAGAAATTCCAGAAAGACCTAATATTGATATTAAATAG